The Moorena producens PAL-8-15-08-1 genomic interval GACGAGAACTCAAATCAGCCTACGCAATTGCTAGTGCAGCAGGTGTTAAGGAACATCAGGTAGTCAGGTTTGACTTACGGCAGTGGGGAGGTTCAGCGTTAACCGATGATAACCTTGACCTACCCAAGGAGCGTAGTCTAGAGCAGATGTCTCAAGAAATCCCCATTACCTACGTTCCAGCCCGTAACACGATTTTTCTGAGCTTTGGCTTATCCTATGCAGAAGCAATTGGTGCTGAGGGAGTCTATGTGGGTGTCAATGCCTTAGATTATTCTGGCTATCCAGATTGCCGTCCGGATTATATCCAAGCAATGCAGACAGCTTTTGATTTGGGAACGAAACAAGGTAGGGAGGGCAATGGAATTAAAATTGTCACTCCTCTGATTGACCTGAAAAAAACCGAAATTATCCAATTAGGCAATCAGCTCGGTGTGCCTTGGGAAAAAACCTGGTCATGCTACACAGGGAACGATCTAGCTTGTGGTGTTTGTGATGCTTGTCGGTTGCGATTGGCTGCCTTTGCTGAGTTGGGATTGGACGATCCACTTACTTATCAGGAAGGCTGAGTGCCTCAGTGTGAAGGGTGCTGAGTAAGCTGAGTAATCAGTGTGTTGGTAGAACAACAGGGATTTTAATTGCTGTTGGATACTAAGAGAATTGATTTAGCTGATAGTTACGGCTGGCGTAGATACGGTAAACCCCTGTATCTGCCAGCAATACTTCTTGATCAATCACTAACTGGTAGCCTTTCCGTTGGAGTAAGTTTGTGATCTGCTTTAGTTTTATCCCTGCTGTAATCTGATCAACCTCCATGACAATTTGCTGAATTTTTTCCCAATCCTTCTCCTTGATGCCAGCCAGGATATCTAGCTGAGGTTGATCAGCATTAATTTTGAGTAAATCAATTTTTTCAATGTTATGTTGATGAATCATACTAGATATACTCTTTGAGTGCTTGGAAAGTCCAAAATTGAACACTTTGGCATTTGAGCCATACAGTGATGCATTGATCTGCAACAATTCAAAAACGTCTGGTAAGGTTTCAAAGGAGAATAGTCTGGCATTTTTACAGATTTGCTGAGCAAACAGGGTGAACATACCGATGTTTGCCCCTATATCAAAAATACAATCGCCATCATGGATAGTTATGCCATGTTTAATGTAGGTCTTTTCTTCAAATATTTCTTGATATAATTCATTGGTTTCTTGTTCATTTTCATGAACAATTACTAACTTATTTGGTAAGTGGTAATCGTTATGATTAACTAGCAAGGCTTCGGCTTTAAGAATATCAAAATTGGTAGCTAATCCTAGGTTAGAGTGATTTGGTGATAATGGCTGATTGGCAGGAGACTTGATCCAGTCTTCAAAACTAGAGCAGATGACAGGACTCCCATTTTTTTGAGTAGATAGTAGACTAGACTTATCAAATATTTTTTCAACATGTTGATAAGATTTTGATAAGTTTATTTTGGATGGAATATTTATATCTTCCATCCATAAGTTAAGAGATTGATTTAAGGGTTCTGCTGTCAGGGTAGCTGTTAGTTTAATAGTTATTTCAGATAGTTGATTTGCGTTGAATACCATAGGTATTTTCGTTAACTATATTGATTTAAATGCACATTAGTAAGTAAGATCACTAATTATAAGTAGTTATCTCGGCATAGATATTACTGACTTACTTATAGTGTAGTAAAGCACCCTGATTTAAATTTAGTTAATTAAAGCAATTTTAAGCAATCTTAATTTAAAATTCATGAAAATTATAAAAATCAAGAAGACTCTGGCGATATTATTTACCCTGAATTTTAGGTTAATCCTCTTCCGAATCTAATCATTTCGACATGGATTTATATGGCAGTGAACTTAAGAGTAAATAAACCTGCATCTATACAATATTGACTTATACATATTAGTAATTGGTTGCCATTTTGGCAAAATTTTCAGTGATGAGGAAGGAGAGACCGTGGGCCACGCTACGCGATTGACCGTAGGTCAAGCTAAGGGAACGGATATTCTGGAGGAGCGAGAAAATCCCGATGACCAGCAATATGTTGATCAGTAAGGATGAATAAAACGATGACGACTGATCATACTATGAAACTATTTATAGTTACTGGTTTAACGTTGATTAGTTTTACAATATGCGATCGCGTCCAATCAAAGCATGTCTTGTGAATCCAATGGTGTCCTTTAGCTCAACCTCCTCTGATCGAAATTAAAGTCAATCATTATGATTCCAAATACTAGCAGTGATTTTTGGGATACTTTGGGGGGTCAAACCGAGGTATATTTCATAACCGATAGGTTTAAATCAATTTAATAGGTTGACGGTTGACGCTTGACGCTTGAGTGTCAGGGATAAACGGTAAAAAAAAATTAAACTAGTGACCTCAAACAATCCAAAACGGAACTAGATAAGGAACTAGATAAGGAACTAGATATAGTTAAGCATCTTCAATATCTCAATATCTCAATTGATTTAAAACTACCGTTTAGGATACTTGTTTTATTTGCCAATCAAGTATATAATAGTGAATGGAAATCACATCAATTTTAATCCTAACTGTTGAAACTCTTCTTAATAACCAGGGTAACTGGTCTTTTCTTACCACTAAGCTTAACTAGTTGGTAATGATTCAGCAGTCAGCTCTCCCTTCTGAGCTTCTCAAGCTGACGGGGTGACGAAACAGGCTCAAATGATTGCTATGTAAAGGTTGTACAATTTTATGGTAAAAAAAAGGTAGGTCTTCTATTTGCAACAAAACCTACCTGTTGACAATGTTATCCACATTATACCAAAACCACCTAAAAAGTAAATTTACTCTAGCCGAATATATTTTTTTAAAAATTTTCGTTAATCTCTTACATTCAATTAAAAAAGTTAGTGTAGAAAAGTTAGCCAATGCTCTCCCTTTACCGATTAAATTTGAAAGTAGAAGAAAAAGAATCCAAAGATTTCTATCTTTACCAAACTTAACAATTGAAGAAGTTTGGTTTCCAATAGTTGAAGAATTATTAAAAACATACTTCAACTCGGAAACGTTAATTTATCTAGCAATTGATAGAACAAATTGGGGTCACATTAATTTAGTCATGGTTAGCTTAATTTGGGATAAAAGAGGGTTTCCAATCTATTTTACTTTGTTGCCAAAGTTAGGGAGTAGTAATTTAACAGAACAAAAAAGTGTATTATCAAAGGTTATACCAATTTTTGAAAACTATAAAATCTGCCTATTAGGAGACCGAGAATTTTGCTCAGTTAAATTAGCAAAATACTTACAAGACTTGGGTGTATTTTTTTGTTTACGCTTAAAAAAGAATGAATTTGTTGAATATAAAAAAGATAATTGGGTTGAACTCAATGATTTAGGTTTAGTACCTGGAGTGTCTTTATTTATCCAAGGAGTTAAAGTGACCAAGACTAGGGGATTTTTCAAGTTTAATGTAGCTTGTAAATGGCAACGTAAACTCAAAGGTACATCCCCGAAAGAAGGATGGTTTTTACTGACCAATTTATCTAACTTAAAGTCGGCAGTTTCAGCTTATAAAAAAAGATTTGATATCGAGGAGATGTTTAGAGATTTTAAAACAGGTGGTTATAATTTAGAGGACACCAAGCTTGAAGGTGAACGCTTTATTTCTATAGTTTTATTGATAGCTATAGCTTACACTTCGGCAACATTTCAAGGTCAGCAGATTAAACGTCAAGGAATACAAAACTATATTGGTCGTGTCAAAGAATCTGGTCGAATAGAGCGGAGGCATAGTAGTTTTTACGTTGGTTTATATGGTCAAACCTGGGTTAATTTTAAAGATGTTTGTATAGAATTAGTAACCGAATTAATGAGATTAAATCCTAATAAACGAAAGTATTATCAACGAGGTCTAAGGGCTAGGTCGCTTATAGAGTCTGGATTTTAGCGTATTTCGTCGCCCCCCCAGCTTCTCAAGATAGGTGTCCACAATAGCTCATGTCTTCCTTCCTGCTCAGATAGGTACTACGGAATTATTCTGATCAGCAGATTCGGCATGTCACCCACAGAATAAGTTGTCGGTCAAAAGCAATGCAACGCAGCCAAAGGGAAGCCAGCCCAGTCTTGGGGTACCTCCCATAGCGCGACTGCATCAAGACCATGTCACCACAATCTCAGCAAAAATGTCACAAAGAGTACTCATCAAGGGTACCGTCAAACTTGACACTCCCCGCTCTAAAGAGACGGGGATTCCTAGATCTACGACCGGCCTTAAACCTCCGTATCCAAGTCTCTAACTCTGTCAGAAGCTTGGCAGTATCTGAACCGAAATCCCGTCAAAACCAAGACTTTAGTTCAGTTTACGAAAGACCCAGCGGGCTAGTCTCCTTAGGCGTTTAGTTACTTTTTGAGAAGTGCCTTATGAAGTCCGTTGCTTCCCTGTTTCACTTGGTTCCGGCGTGCCCCGCCGTACCGTTTTTTTTCTCAAGTTGTGTCTTGCTGGGTTCACACGCCAACTGTTAATTGACGATTGGGTTTTTAGCGATGCAGCGCGGTCTTGGGGGTTTCCCCCATGAGCGACTGCATCAAGAAAGGAGGATTTTCCCTACCCTCCGGGCATTACTACTTTAAGGTCAAGCAGTGGCGGGTCTCTCTCCCGGTTGCGCCTCGGTTTTTCAGCCTGTACCCATATCTCACTAATACTCTAGCGCGCAAGTATTGTCAACTAGGCGACTAAAGTCGGTGCGAGCCTACATCCGGTGGTTTAAAAACACGGGGTTTTGGCTTGTGGGAATTCCCATAAAATAAAACTTGCCAGCATACTAGATATATAAGTAAGCCCACCCACAACAGTCTTTTTCCCCGAGCTAGACTGTTTTACCCATCAAGGTGTAAGCTGAGCGGGAACTGGCAAGGGGTTCAGTCATTCATGTATAAAAGGTACAATAATCCCGCCGATGGCGGAGTATAACGACGAGTAAAGTAGAAAAAGACACAATAAATGCAGATTTTCTTTCTGATCTGGTTGGGACAACTAGTATCCCTTCTGGGGTCTAATCTTACCGAATTTGCTTTGGGTGTTTGGGCTTACCAGACCACTGGTTCAATCACCCAATTTGCCCTAATTTCTTTATTTATTCACCTACCCAATATTATTATCTCACCCATAGCTGGTACATTCGTAGACCGGTGGAATAGACGCTGGGCGATGATTCTCAGCGACTCCGTGGCAGGGGTTAGCACACTGGTGGTTATGGCTCTGGTGTTCTCGGGCAGGTTAGAGATCTGGCACATTTACCTAGTCGTAGCAATCAGTTCAACGTTTAAGGCTTTCCAGTTGCCAGCCTATACAGCAGCTACGACTCAGCTGATGCCTCAAGAACATCTTAGCCGTGCTAATGGCATGATGCAAGCCTCTAGGGCAACTGCCAAGATTCTTGGACCGACCTTGGCGGGTGTGCTGCTGGAGACCATCCACTTGCAGGGAATTCTATTAATAGACTTCATCACATTCATCTTTGCCCTAGCAACATTGCTAAGGGTTCAGATTCCCCATCTCCAGTCTACCCATCACACTCATCAAAAGCAAGCCCACTTCTCTCAACTGCGCCAAGATCTAGTATCAGGCTGGCGTTACATTGCCAAACGCCAAGGACTACGAGGGTTGCTGATGTTCTTTGCCGTGGTCTACTTCAGTATGGGTATTCTTCAGGTGTTGTTCTGGCCACTGGTGTTAAGTTTTGCCTCCAGTGCTGAACTTGGGGTCATTTTATCTATTGGCGGTTGTGGGATGCTGATTGGTAGCTTGGTCATGACTACCTGGGGAGGACCCAAGCCCAGGATATACGGTATTTTTAGCTTTGTAATCCTGCAAGGCTTGTTCTTACTTTTAGGTGGGTGCCGCGCTTCTGTGAGCTTGGCTGCTCTTGGGGCTTTTGGTGTCTTATTTGCTCAACCTATTATCGTTAGCTGTAATCAGACTATCTGGCAGAACAAAGTCCCAGCTAATCTGCAAGGACGGGTCTTCGCCTTACAACTGGCAATCGAAAACTCGTTATTGATCCTTGCCCACATGCTAACCGGACCGTTAGTCGATCATGTTTTAGAACCGATGATGGCTACCGATGGATTGTTAGCAGGTAGTATTGGGCATATCATTGGAGTTGGTCCAGGGCGTGGGATGGGCTTGCTGTTGCTGTTGATGGGATTGCTGAACATCCTGGCAAGCTTTATCGCTTATCGATATCCACCTATACGGCGAGTGGAAAAGGAACTGCCGGATGCTATTCACCCTAACTTAGGTTTAACTAGTTCCAGTAGTGTTTGATAGCAAATCCGCTTCAAAAACCCCCGTTATGATTCCAGCATTCTTTCTCCTGTTCTCCTGAAGCTCCTGAAGCTCCTAAAGCTCCTCATGCTTTTTGCTTAAAAAGGGGGTAATTAACCCGGATTTGCTATGAAACGTTATTATATTTGCCTGATTTGTTCTGCTGAGGATTTATGCAAAAATTGATCCATCCTCAATGCTTTGCCCCTACAGAGTAAACACGCTTTGAGTGGGATAATTCTATTCACCTATGAAAATTGCTATTATCACCTCTGGATTCTTGCCTGTCATTGATGGCGTAACAGTTAGTGGATTATCTAGGCTACAACGACTGAGTCAGTGGGGACACCAGGTGTTGTTATTTTGTCCTGACTACAGTGCGTTAGAAGATGTCTATCCCAATTGGCGAGATTATACTGGTCAAATCCTGCCTGGGGTGAGAGTCATAAATTTACCAAGTACCCCATTCATGGACTTAGATTTTGAGCGTCAGGTGCGCAGGAGTTCCTATTCAATCCTCCTCCAGGAGTTAAAAAAATTCCAGCCCGATATTATTCATGTTGATGAACCAGAAAGACTGTTTTTTGGCTTTTTTAGAGTGCCTGGGGTCGCTTTTGCCAAAAAGGCTGGTATTCCCTGTGTGAGTTTTTTTAGGACTAATTTTCTCGACTATGCCGAAGATTACTTTTCTCTACCGTCTGTGGTCGTCGCTGGAATTAAATTTATTTTTAAAACCATATTGCTTTCAGTTTATAATTCTTATGATGTCACCCTAGTGTCTAGTCGGATTACCCATAAAAAAATTATCGATCTAGGCATTAAAAACACCACTTATGCCAATTTACTTGGCTTTGATGCTAGTAAATTCTCTGCGGATTTACAAGAGGAACAGTTTTTTGAGAAAAACTATGACCTTAGAGGGGTTGACAGTAAAGTTAAGTTAGTTTTTTTAGGTAGGTTAACTCCAGATAAGGGGTGGGAATTTACCCTAAATGCCTTTTTACGAGTTGTACAAGAGGTCAACAGTGACCAAATCGCACTGATCATTGTTGGTGATGGTCCGATGCGGGATGAGATTGCTACCAGGTTAAGCAAGTTAACACCAAATAGTTACTTCCTCGGTAGAGTCCCACCGGAAAATGTTCCAGCTTTGTTGGTCAACAGTGATATTCATATCACAGCATCTGAGAAGGAGACTAGAGGGCTAACTATATTAGAAGCCTTCGCTGCTGGAATTCCTGTGCTCGCTCCTGAAGCAGGTGGGGTAGTGGAGAATATCCAAGACGGATTGAATGGCTTTTTGTTCACTCCCCAGAATCAGGAAGATTTCTCCGACAAGCTCAAAATATTAATTGAGAACCCAGCGTTGCGACAGGAAATGGGTCGCAACGGTAGGGAGTGTGTTTCCCAATATGGTTGGGATGAGAGGGTTCAGAATTTAATCGGTATTTGGGAAAACCAGATTGCTCAGAAAACCCACTGATATCAAGTCCAGTTAATCACTAAAGAGAATAGCCTCTCGCTTTTTGGTAATGGGTAATGGGTAATGCCCTATTACCTGCTATCGGATAGAAAGAGTAATCCAAGGGACTTGATCTGATTGATGTGGGTTATCTGTGTTTAAGGTTTAAAAGTAGTCGGTTTCTGGCTGCGGCATTGGTACCATCTCAAAGTTGGATGGATCGCGAAGATAACGAGTGGCATCTTCTTCTAAACGGTAGATTATGTAGGATTCAAGGGTATTTGTGTGTTTTAGGGCAGAAAGATAGCCATCGATATATAGCCGCAATTCGTCGAAGCTATAACCTCGATTCCACAAATCGACTAGGGAGTCAGTAAGTTTTTGATAGCAGCGTATAGCTTGAGGATCTTGCAGCATAGTCTTAATAAATTTTGAGTATCAACACTAGTGGTATTGGCTCACTCAGGAGAAACTCGGATACGCCAACTTAATTTCAGTTTAGCAAAAGTAGCAAGTCCTCGATACTTTTCTCAATTATTTGTTATGTTAGCTAGACTAAATTGCATTTTATATGATATAATCCAAAATGGTGAATTAAAATTACTGGTGACTTAAAATTTTTCCTATTGTCCCTTTGTTCCTCTGACCTGGTATATTTCGTGCCACTAGGCTGCCCCTAGGAAGTCGCATTTGAAAAACCCAAGGCACTATCAGTGTGATCAGTAGCAGTTGTTACAGAATGTTGATGTTGCTTTTGCTACAATTAAATCCCAACGGCTAAGGCTAAGAGGACTTTAATGTGCCGTGGGCTCAGTGAGAATTCAGATTATTGAAGGAAACCCTCATTTGCGATCGCTTCTAGGGTCCCACCTAAAGAAATCCGGCTATGGGGTGTACCAATCACAAAATCTTGATCAAGCCAAGGAAGACTTTCACCATCGCCAACCCAGTCTGGTTATCCTAGACTCTGATTTACCAGACAGTGATGGGGTTGAATTTTGCTGCTGGCTTCAGCAACAGCGAAAATCTCTAATTTTAATGTTGTCTGCTCGTAATAGTGAAAGAGATATCGTCACTGGTCTTAAAGCTGGGGCAGATGATTACCTGACCAAGCCCTTTGGTATACAGGAATTTATGGCACGGGTAGAAGCCCTAATTCGTCGCCTCCGCATTACGGTGGCTCCCCTGTCTCTAGACTACGGTGATCTCAAAATTGATTTAGTCCAGCGTCGTGTCCGCTTTAAAGAAGAGTTTATTGACCTGACTCCCCAAGAATTTAGTTTGCTCTACGTACTTGCCCAAGCAGAGGGAATGGCTTTGAGTCGGTCTGAATTATTGCGCCGTGCTTGGCCCAATGCTATTGACAATCCACGCACTATTGATACCCACGTCCTTGCCCTGCGCAAAAAAATAGAAACCGATCCTCGACAACCCAGCATTATCCAAACGGTTCGCAATGTTGGCTATCGGTTTAATCAAGGGATAAGTGATAATGATCTAAAATCTGGGACAGAATTGGCAACTCATAAGAGTTATTAGAGGTTGTTGGTTAATTAACCATTAACCATTAACCCTTAACCCTTAACCCTTAAATCCTGATCAACCAGCGTCGCCGATACATCCCATAGAGAATCAACCACCACAACAGTACATTGACTATGGCAAAGATCAAAGAACCATTCATGGCTCCCGCCCACGACCGAAACAGATTTTCATAAATCCAAGTATAGGTACTCACAGCATTATCACCTGTCCCTACCTTAGTTCGATACAGGATGCGAACTACTAAACCAGATGCCACAAACAGAAAAATTGCGTTTAACCCCATCACTTCTAGGGGCCATCCCCATCGGCGAAATCCCCGCACTTCAATTAACTCATAACAAGCCGCCAGTAACAGCATCGACCAACCAGCAGCAAAGACGACATAGGAACTTGTCCATAGCTGCTTGTTAATTGGGAACCAGAAATCCCAAACCCAGCCTAAACCAAGACAACCTAGACCAAATAGTACTAATCCCAAACTAGTACGGGACTGTATCGGTTGATGGCGTAACCAATCCCCAACGAAATAGCCAACCAAAACAGTTACTACCGCCGGTAAGGTGCTAAACAGTCCTTCTGGATCAAATTGAGCTTGTTTATATAAATGGTTTGTTCCCAATACCATACGGTCGATATAGGCAGCAAAATTCCCTTCCGGTGTGAGATTACCAGCACCATAATCAGGAACTGGTACTAAAGACATTGCTGCCCAGTACCCTAGCAAAACTATTCCGGTCAGTACCCACAAACCCCGTCGTCTTAGATTTAGCACTGCTACAGCACTAAGGAGATAGGCAAGACTAATGCGCTGCAAGACACCCATAATCCGAATAGTATCCCAGTCGTAAGTCGGAAAACCATTGAGCAGTAAGCCTAGGGCAAATAGAATGGCGCATCGCCTGCCAATACGCGAATATCCTTGGGATACGGATTGGTTGTTATTGGTGTACTTGACCAAGGAAAAAGCCATTGCTACACCAGCAATAAATAAAAAGGCAGGAAATACTAAGTCTGTGGGGGTAAAACCATGCCACTTAGCGTGAAGTAACGGGGGATAGACATAAGACCAACTTCCGGGATTGTTGACTAGAATCATGCTAGCCATGGCAATACCTCGAAAGACATCAAGGGAGGTTAGACGCATGATAGGCAAGAGGCAAGAGGCAAGAGGCAATAGACATGCTAGCAATAGACAATAGGCAAAATTAAAATAACCGTCAAGGGTCAACTGTCAAGAAATGATTAAGCCCATTCTTGAGATGCTTTAGCTTCTGCTTGTACTAATCTCTCTCGCAACTGTTGCCAATTAATCTGCTCAGCGGTCGTGTCTTGGAGTAACTGAGTATCTTGTAAATACAAGACTCGATTACAAAATAACTCAGCCATATCTAGCTGATGATTGACCATCAAAATTGTGATCTGCTCCTTTTGCGCTAAATCGGTAAATACCCTGATCACCTGAGAGGCTATACCAGCATCTAAGGCTGAGGTAGGCTCATCGAGTAACACTATTCTTGGTTGGACAACTAGTGCTCGTGCGATCGCAACCAATTGCCGTTGTCCCAAAGACAGTTGTAACTCTGTACGCTCTAACCACTCCGCTGGGATGCGCAGTCTCTCTCGAATCCCTTGTGTCCGTTGTGCAATCGCTTTTTTTGGCAGCTGTTGCAATACCAATGGATAAGCTAGAGCCTCCTGAACGGTCATCCCTAACAGTTTTGGTTCTTGAGGTACCAGCATTACCTGTCGGCGCAATTCTAGGACAGAGATATTCCGGATGTTCTGATTATCTAGGTAAATATTTCCCTGGGTGGACTCACTTAGTCGGTTCAACAGGCGCAACAGAGAGGTTTTACCCGCACCAGATGGTCCAATCACGCTGATGCGATCGCATTGGCTGACCTCGAAAGAAATATCAGTTAATATAGGTATCCCAGCCGCTTTAGCCCGGGTTGAAAGGGTCAGGCTTACCTGTTTGAGCTGCAACAGGGGATTAGTCAATCGCTTCGCTCCAATTCAAAATTATCAATGTCTTGATGCAGTCGTTCATGGCAAGGAGCTGCATCAAGGCATTCTGATTAATAAATTAAACCTTGATTGATAGCTGTGGTTATCGTCCAGCCATCTACCAGTAATAGCAAGAGGGTGAAGCCAAACAAAATTAGATACATCCAAGGCTGTGCTAGAGGACGAATATCGGTGGTATCTATCCCGGTATAGTTTTGTACTAACTTAACTAAGCGATTAAATCCCACTACTCGCATTGGCAGCAAGTAAGCTTGGTCAGAAGACTGGCTAATGAAATAGTAAACAAGCCCCCCTTGACCTGTGGTGCGCATTTTTAAGTCTTTCACCTCTTTCCAATGTAATTGCCAACCTTTGCGAAAGAATCGGGGCACCCAATTGGGATAAGCCACCTTAATTTTTTCGTCATCTACAATCACCTGTTCGCTTAAGGCTCCATAGAGGGCGAGAAATCCTAAGCTAATTCCTATCCACAGGACTATTGGCGATACCGGAGTCGATGATACTTTAGCTAAAAACGGTAATGGTATCAACAGCGCCCAATAAAATGTTATTAAGGTAATCCGAATTATAGGAGAGATCCTAAATACAAAAGGGCTATACTGTTTAGTTTCAGGGTTAGCTTCAGGTTTAGTTTCAGATACTGTTTGTTGATTTGGTAACATAATTCAAAAGGGTTAAATAAGGGAATAGGGAATAGGGAATAGGGAGTAGCGATGCAGCGCGGTCTTGGGGGTTTCCCCCATGAGCGACTGCATCAAGACGGGAGTAGGGAAGATGGTAAAATTTCTGTTTACCTCAGGTGCGACCCGTGGCGAATTTAATTTTTAATGGGTCAAGCGCACCTCATAGCTATGATAAATGTTATATCAACTTCAAATTCTATAGTCTATTGATGATATCAAAACTAAGAGCAGAGGAAAACACACCCCACGGGTGAGGTGGGGTGTCGCACTATTTATTTAATTAATTGGGCAACTGTTGAGTAAACTCATCTAAAGAATTCACAGTTAATGCTATGGCGATT includes:
- a CDS encoding FkbM family methyltransferase, with product MVFNANQLSEITIKLTATLTAEPLNQSLNLWMEDINIPSKINLSKSYQHVEKIFDKSSLLSTQKNGSPVICSSFEDWIKSPANQPLSPNHSNLGLATNFDILKAEALLVNHNDYHLPNKLVIVHENEQETNELYQEIFEEKTYIKHGITIHDGDCIFDIGANIGMFTLFAQQICKNARLFSFETLPDVFELLQINASLYGSNAKVFNFGLSKHSKSISSMIHQHNIEKIDLLKINADQPQLDILAGIKEKDWEKIQQIVMEVDQITAGIKLKQITNLLQRKGYQLVIDQEVLLADTGVYRIYASRNYQLNQFS
- a CDS encoding glycosyltransferase yields the protein MKIAIITSGFLPVIDGVTVSGLSRLQRLSQWGHQVLLFCPDYSALEDVYPNWRDYTGQILPGVRVINLPSTPFMDLDFERQVRRSSYSILLQELKKFQPDIIHVDEPERLFFGFFRVPGVAFAKKAGIPCVSFFRTNFLDYAEDYFSLPSVVVAGIKFIFKTILLSVYNSYDVTLVSSRITHKKIIDLGIKNTTYANLLGFDASKFSADLQEEQFFEKNYDLRGVDSKVKLVFLGRLTPDKGWEFTLNAFLRVVQEVNSDQIALIIVGDGPMRDEIATRLSKLTPNSYFLGRVPPENVPALLVNSDIHITASEKETRGLTILEAFAAGIPVLAPEAGGVVENIQDGLNGFLFTPQNQEDFSDKLKILIENPALRQEMGRNGRECVSQYGWDERVQNLIGIWENQIAQKTH
- the queC gene encoding 7-cyano-7-deazaguanine synthase QueC, which codes for MSKKVIVLLSGGLDSATVLYQSVGDGYECYALSFDYQQRHRRELKSAYAIASAAGVKEHQVVRFDLRQWGGSALTDDNLDLPKERSLEQMSQEIPITYVPARNTIFLSFGLSYAEAIGAEGVYVGVNALDYSGYPDCRPDYIQAMQTAFDLGTKQGREGNGIKIVTPLIDLKKTEIIQLGNQLGVPWEKTWSCYTGNDLACGVCDACRLRLAAFAELGLDDPLTYQEG
- a CDS encoding MFS transporter — protein: MQIFFLIWLGQLVSLLGSNLTEFALGVWAYQTTGSITQFALISLFIHLPNIIISPIAGTFVDRWNRRWAMILSDSVAGVSTLVVMALVFSGRLEIWHIYLVVAISSTFKAFQLPAYTAATTQLMPQEHLSRANGMMQASRATAKILGPTLAGVLLETIHLQGILLIDFITFIFALATLLRVQIPHLQSTHHTHQKQAHFSQLRQDLVSGWRYIAKRQGLRGLLMFFAVVYFSMGILQVLFWPLVLSFASSAELGVILSIGGCGMLIGSLVMTTWGGPKPRIYGIFSFVILQGLFLLLGGCRASVSLAALGAFGVLFAQPIIVSCNQTIWQNKVPANLQGRVFALQLAIENSLLILAHMLTGPLVDHVLEPMMATDGLLAGSIGHIIGVGPGRGMGLLLLLMGLLNILASFIAYRYPPIRRVEKELPDAIHPNLGLTSSSSV
- a CDS encoding DUF6761 family protein gives rise to the protein MLQDPQAIRCYQKLTDSLVDLWNRGYSFDELRLYIDGYLSALKHTNTLESYIIYRLEEDATRYLRDPSNFEMVPMPQPETDYF
- a CDS encoding IS4 family transposase, translated to MLSTLYQNHLKSKFTLAEYIFLKIFVNLLHSIKKVSVEKLANALPLPIKFESRRKRIQRFLSLPNLTIEEVWFPIVEELLKTYFNSETLIYLAIDRTNWGHINLVMVSLIWDKRGFPIYFTLLPKLGSSNLTEQKSVLSKVIPIFENYKICLLGDREFCSVKLAKYLQDLGVFFCLRLKKNEFVEYKKDNWVELNDLGLVPGVSLFIQGVKVTKTRGFFKFNVACKWQRKLKGTSPKEGWFLLTNLSNLKSAVSAYKKRFDIEEMFRDFKTGGYNLEDTKLEGERFISIVLLIAIAYTSATFQGQQIKRQGIQNYIGRVKESGRIERRHSSFYVGLYGQTWVNFKDVCIELVTELMRLNPNKRKYYQRGLRARSLIESGF
- a CDS encoding response regulator transcription factor, translating into MGSVRIQIIEGNPHLRSLLGSHLKKSGYGVYQSQNLDQAKEDFHHRQPSLVILDSDLPDSDGVEFCCWLQQQRKSLILMLSARNSERDIVTGLKAGADDYLTKPFGIQEFMARVEALIRRLRITVAPLSLDYGDLKIDLVQRRVRFKEEFIDLTPQEFSLLYVLAQAEGMALSRSELLRRAWPNAIDNPRTIDTHVLALRKKIETDPRQPSIIQTVRNVGYRFNQGISDNDLKSGTELATHKSY
- a CDS encoding ABC transporter ATP-binding protein, whose amino-acid sequence is MTNPLLQLKQVSLTLSTRAKAAGIPILTDISFEVSQCDRISVIGPSGAGKTSLLRLLNRLSESTQGNIYLDNQNIRNISVLELRRQVMLVPQEPKLLGMTVQEALAYPLVLQQLPKKAIAQRTQGIRERLRIPAEWLERTELQLSLGQRQLVAIARALVVQPRIVLLDEPTSALDAGIASQVIRVFTDLAQKEQITILMVNHQLDMAELFCNRVLYLQDTQLLQDTTAEQINWQQLRERLVQAEAKASQEWA
- a CDS encoding acyltransferase family protein, whose protein sequence is MRLTSLDVFRGIAMASMILVNNPGSWSYVYPPLLHAKWHGFTPTDLVFPAFLFIAGVAMAFSLVKYTNNNQSVSQGYSRIGRRCAILFALGLLLNGFPTYDWDTIRIMGVLQRISLAYLLSAVAVLNLRRRGLWVLTGIVLLGYWAAMSLVPVPDYGAGNLTPEGNFAAYIDRMVLGTNHLYKQAQFDPEGLFSTLPAVVTVLVGYFVGDWLRHQPIQSRTSLGLVLFGLGCLGLGWVWDFWFPINKQLWTSSYVVFAAGWSMLLLAACYELIEVRGFRRWGWPLEVMGLNAIFLFVASGLVVRILYRTKVGTGDNAVSTYTWIYENLFRSWAGAMNGSLIFAIVNVLLWWLILYGMYRRRWLIRI